A genomic region of Burkholderia contaminans contains the following coding sequences:
- the merE gene encoding broad-spectrum mercury transporter MerE, producing the protein MRDPTAPGLTRSARWRAWLWGALAALTCPCHLPIVLLALSGTAAGALVSQHQGIAVVVLLAFFALSLTWALRAFRAPR; encoded by the coding sequence GTGCGTGATCCAACTGCACCCGGATTAACTCGTAGCGCCCGCTGGCGCGCCTGGCTCTGGGGTGCGCTCGCGGCGCTCACGTGCCCATGCCATTTGCCGATCGTGCTGCTGGCACTGTCCGGCACGGCGGCCGGAGCACTCGTCAGCCAGCATCAGGGCATCGCCGTGGTCGTGCTGCTGGCGTTTTTTGCCTTGTCGCTCACATGGGCGCTGCGCGCGTTCCGGGCGCCCCGGTGA
- the dmeF gene encoding CDF family Co(II)/Ni(II) efflux transporter DmeF, which yields MSDFQSAAFGAGHDHIYLGAAHAQNERRTWAVIALCSAMMVAEILGGSLFGSLALVADGLHMSTHAGAMLIAALAYTYARRHASDPRFVFGTGKLGDLAGFTSAIVLAMIALLIAYEAVSRFFSPVPIHFGEAIPIAVVGLLVNLASVWLLSGDHHGHGHGHAHGHGHGHGHGHGDEDHGDHAHDDEVRRIFTPSGVFEVSVFEDGVPPVFRITPATEDSRLAADGVSVTTVRPDGARQAFTFVDRGGYLESTDQIPEPHEFKAVVRLSDGLHELAFEEHEHDHDDAVTAANRDHNIRSAYVHVIADAAVSVLAIIGLVLARTFGWMWMDPLAGVIGALVIANWSWGLMRDTGGILLDMNLDRKLSDNVRRTIEGHGDRVIDLHVWRLGPGHMGAVVSVATTEPQRSPGFYHAALKRFRGLSHVTVEVNPTRVAA from the coding sequence ATGAGCGATTTCCAGAGCGCAGCCTTTGGCGCCGGACACGATCACATCTATCTCGGCGCGGCACACGCGCAGAACGAGCGGCGGACCTGGGCAGTCATTGCGCTTTGCAGTGCGATGATGGTGGCCGAGATTCTTGGCGGCAGTCTGTTCGGCTCACTGGCGCTGGTCGCCGACGGTCTGCACATGTCAACGCACGCGGGTGCCATGCTGATCGCGGCGCTTGCTTACACTTACGCGCGCCGGCACGCGTCGGATCCGCGCTTCGTGTTTGGAACCGGCAAGCTTGGCGATCTGGCGGGGTTCACCAGCGCCATCGTGCTGGCGATGATTGCGCTGCTGATCGCCTATGAGGCGGTATCCCGTTTCTTTTCGCCGGTGCCAATCCATTTCGGGGAAGCGATTCCCATCGCGGTGGTCGGACTGCTGGTCAACCTGGCGAGCGTCTGGCTGCTGAGCGGTGACCATCACGGTCATGGCCACGGGCATGCGCATGGACATGGGCACGGTCACGGTCACGGCCATGGCGACGAAGATCACGGCGACCATGCTCATGACGATGAGGTCCGGCGCATATTCACTCCGTCTGGCGTGTTCGAGGTTTCGGTTTTCGAGGACGGCGTGCCGCCCGTCTTCCGCATAACGCCGGCGACGGAGGATTCGCGCCTGGCCGCAGACGGGGTTTCGGTCACGACGGTACGCCCGGACGGCGCACGTCAAGCGTTCACGTTCGTTGACCGGGGCGGCTACCTGGAGTCAACCGACCAGATTCCGGAGCCGCACGAGTTCAAGGCCGTCGTCCGGTTGAGCGACGGCTTGCACGAACTCGCCTTCGAGGAGCATGAGCACGACCATGACGACGCAGTCACCGCTGCGAACCGGGATCACAATATCCGTTCGGCGTACGTCCACGTGATCGCGGATGCAGCCGTCTCCGTGCTGGCCATCATTGGGCTGGTGCTGGCGCGTACGTTCGGCTGGATGTGGATGGACCCGCTTGCCGGCGTGATTGGCGCACTGGTGATCGCGAACTGGTCGTGGGGTTTGATGCGCGACACGGGCGGGATTTTGCTCGACATGAATCTGGACCGCAAACTGTCTGACAATGTCCGTCGCACGATCGAGGGCCATGGCGACCGGGTAATCGACCTGCACGTATGGCGCCTGGGACCCGGTCACATGGGCGCGGTGGTGTCGGTTGCGACTACCGAGCCGCAACGCAGCCCTGGCTTCTATCACGCAGCACTCAAACGCTTCCGGGGCTTGTCGCACGTGACGGTGGAAGTCAACCCGACGCGTGTCGCAGCCTGA
- a CDS encoding efflux RND transporter permease subunit, with the protein MLDAIIRFSLRFRGVIFSLAVMAAGYGLFTLTRAKLDVFPEFAPPMSIVQTAAPGMTSEQVESLVTQPVENALGGMTGLKSIRSRSMQGLSSVTLVFDDHANVMQVRQLVTERIGGLAGSLPVGVTAPQLLPLTTTTSVVRTIGLTSTTRSLADLYDIAQWTVKPQLLGTPGVADVIVFGGETRQLQIQVDPAKLMRHGLSIPDVIAAARQATGVRGAGFIENSNQRIAVNADGQIATPQKLASVVLRSSNGAAVRVGDVANVTWGSAPAVGAASIMGKPGVMVVMESQYGTNTMAVTRDIERTLAGLGPALARQGVDVNTNVFRPANFIEAAVGHLRTALIVGAVLVIAVLFLFLLNVRTAVISAVAIPLSLLVAIIVLTSFGVSLNTMTLGGLAIALGEVVDDAIIDVENIYRRLRENRTLPQPLPAFRVVLRASLEVRSAVVFATFIVTLIFLPVLTLTGIGGRLFAPLGIAYILAVLASLGVALTLTPAMALALLAKGPLPEREPRLIGRLKTRYIALLTKVEQHVKAVMVIVAVMCAAALASLPFMSGSFIPQLREGHYTVHMGLAPGTSLAESLRIGTQVSNALMQVPGVRLVAQRAGRANGVVDPTGVQLSEFEVDLKPMGASGQSWALYRIRQALARFPGLSTSVNTFLEERIDETISGTTAPVVVNVFGNNLDVIDRTAQQIAQLIGTIHGVASVRVDSPPGIPELDVRLNPDALSRWGFRPVEVLDALQAAYAGVTVSQIYEGSRSYDLAVVLDPAQRQTVGDIGKLMVRNGDGLAVPLGSLATIRQVAGRYQITHDGGQRVQTVSVNLGSRPVSDFVKEAQARVNHAIRMPPGTYAVFSGESEARAQSQRDLLAYGGIALVGIALLLFLAMKSRRGVLLVMINLPFALVGGVLSVVLTGANLSLGSMVGFVTLLGISLRNSIMLISHYEHLVHVDRLAWDINTAVRGASERLVPILMTALVTALALLPLAVTSGAPGNEIEGPMAIVILGGLLTSTALNLIVLPTLALRYGRFAREELVEPGQAAVSGETGDGQ; encoded by the coding sequence ATGCTTGACGCGATCATCCGCTTTTCGCTGCGCTTTCGCGGCGTCATCTTCTCGCTGGCCGTGATGGCGGCCGGCTACGGGCTCTTTACGCTGACGCGCGCCAAGCTCGACGTTTTTCCCGAATTTGCGCCGCCGATGAGCATCGTGCAGACGGCCGCTCCGGGCATGACCAGCGAACAGGTGGAGAGCCTCGTCACCCAGCCGGTTGAAAATGCCCTCGGCGGCATGACGGGCCTGAAGTCGATTCGCTCGCGGTCCATGCAGGGCCTCTCCTCGGTCACGCTTGTGTTCGATGACCACGCCAACGTGATGCAGGTCAGGCAGCTCGTCACCGAGCGCATCGGCGGGCTTGCGGGCTCGCTACCAGTGGGCGTCACCGCACCCCAACTCCTGCCGCTCACCACGACAACGAGCGTCGTGCGCACCATTGGCCTGACGTCGACGACGCGCTCGCTCGCGGACCTCTACGACATCGCCCAGTGGACGGTCAAACCGCAGCTGCTCGGCACTCCCGGCGTGGCCGACGTGATTGTGTTCGGCGGTGAGACGCGCCAGCTGCAGATCCAGGTCGACCCCGCGAAGCTGATGCGCCACGGCCTGTCGATCCCGGACGTGATTGCCGCGGCGCGCCAGGCCACCGGCGTGCGCGGCGCCGGGTTCATCGAGAACAGCAACCAGCGCATCGCCGTCAACGCCGATGGCCAGATCGCGACACCGCAAAAACTGGCCAGTGTCGTGCTGCGTTCCAGCAACGGCGCGGCGGTTCGTGTGGGTGACGTCGCCAACGTGACCTGGGGCAGTGCACCTGCTGTTGGCGCAGCATCGATCATGGGCAAGCCCGGCGTGATGGTGGTGATGGAAAGCCAGTACGGGACCAACACGATGGCCGTGACGCGCGACATCGAAAGGACGCTCGCGGGACTCGGACCCGCGCTCGCCCGGCAAGGTGTGGACGTAAACACCAACGTCTTCCGGCCCGCCAACTTCATCGAGGCCGCCGTCGGCCACCTGCGCACCGCGCTCATCGTCGGCGCCGTGCTGGTCATCGCGGTGCTGTTCCTGTTCCTGCTCAACGTGCGCACCGCCGTGATTTCCGCGGTGGCGATTCCGCTGTCGCTGCTGGTCGCGATCATCGTATTGACGTCGTTCGGCGTCAGCCTGAACACGATGACCCTGGGTGGGCTCGCCATCGCGCTCGGCGAGGTGGTCGACGATGCCATCATCGACGTCGAGAACATCTACCGGCGCCTGCGCGAGAACCGCACGCTGCCCCAGCCGCTGCCCGCTTTCCGGGTCGTGCTGCGTGCTTCGCTCGAAGTTCGCAGCGCCGTGGTGTTCGCCACCTTCATCGTAACGCTGATCTTCCTGCCCGTGCTCACGCTCACGGGTATCGGTGGACGGCTCTTTGCGCCGCTGGGTATCGCCTACATTCTCGCCGTGCTCGCGTCGCTCGGCGTCGCCCTGACGCTCACGCCGGCGATGGCACTCGCACTGCTGGCGAAGGGACCCTTGCCCGAGCGGGAGCCGCGCCTGATCGGGCGCCTCAAGACGCGTTACATCGCGCTGCTGACGAAAGTCGAACAGCATGTGAAGGCGGTCATGGTGATCGTCGCGGTGATGTGCGCCGCGGCGCTCGCGTCACTGCCATTCATGAGCGGGAGTTTTATTCCGCAACTGCGCGAAGGCCACTACACGGTTCACATGGGGCTCGCACCGGGCACCTCGCTCGCCGAATCGCTGCGCATCGGCACGCAGGTCTCGAACGCGCTGATGCAGGTGCCGGGCGTGCGTCTCGTGGCACAGCGTGCGGGCCGCGCGAATGGCGTGGTCGACCCCACCGGCGTGCAGCTCTCCGAGTTCGAAGTCGACCTCAAGCCGATGGGGGCATCGGGCCAGAGCTGGGCGCTCTACCGGATTCGCCAGGCGCTGGCGCGCTTTCCGGGTCTCTCCACCTCGGTCAACACGTTTCTCGAGGAACGGATCGACGAAACCATTTCGGGCACCACGGCCCCGGTGGTCGTGAATGTGTTCGGCAACAATCTCGACGTCATCGATCGCACGGCGCAGCAGATCGCCCAGCTGATCGGCACGATCCACGGCGTCGCCAGCGTGCGGGTGGATTCGCCGCCCGGGATTCCGGAACTGGACGTGCGGCTGAATCCCGACGCCCTGAGCCGCTGGGGCTTCCGGCCCGTCGAGGTGCTCGATGCTCTCCAGGCTGCCTACGCGGGCGTGACCGTATCCCAGATCTACGAGGGTAGCCGCAGCTATGACCTCGCCGTTGTGCTCGACCCGGCCCAGCGTCAGACCGTCGGCGACATTGGCAAGCTCATGGTGCGCAATGGCGACGGCCTTGCCGTGCCGCTGGGCTCGCTCGCGACGATCCGTCAGGTCGCGGGACGCTACCAGATCACACATGACGGTGGCCAGCGCGTGCAGACGGTATCGGTCAATCTCGGCAGCCGGCCCGTCAGCGACTTCGTAAAGGAAGCACAGGCGCGTGTGAATCACGCGATCAGGATGCCGCCGGGCACGTATGCCGTCTTCAGCGGTGAGAGCGAAGCGCGCGCGCAGTCGCAACGCGACCTGCTCGCATACGGCGGGATTGCGCTGGTGGGCATCGCGCTGCTGCTGTTCCTCGCAATGAAGAGCCGTCGCGGCGTGCTGCTGGTCATGATTAACCTGCCCTTCGCGCTCGTGGGCGGGGTTCTGAGCGTCGTGCTGACCGGCGCGAACCTGTCGCTGGGCAGCATGGTGGGATTCGTCACGCTGCTCGGCATCTCGCTGCGCAATTCAATCATGCTGATCAGCCACTACGAGCATCTGGTGCACGTCGACCGGCTGGCCTGGGACATAAATACGGCGGTGCGCGGTGCGTCGGAACGGCTGGTGCCGATCCTGATGACTGCACTGGTGACTGCGCTCGCCCTGCTGCCGCTCGCCGTGACGAGCGGCGCGCCGGGTAACGAAATCGAGGGGCCGATGGCGATTGTCATTCTTGGCGGCCTGCTCACCTCGACCGCACTGAACCTGATCGTACTGCCCACCTTGGCACTGCGTTACGGGCGTTTCGCGCGCGAGGAACTGGTCGAACCCGGACAAGCAGCGGTATCAGGAGAAACGGGCGATGGCCAGTGA
- a CDS encoding undecaprenyl-diphosphatase, translated as METLEALNQTIFLVLNATPATPHWLIGMGVIIANYAIWAAPVILVCLWLAGGDERREMALRACFVGFLALGINQLIGMVWYHPRPFAIGIGHAFLAHAPDSSFPSDHATLLSAISFTLFYAGKRRLGLLALIVDIAVAWARLFVGVHFPFDMIGAAIVAWIAYMLGSPFWRVGGRVVTGASIALYRKVLAMPIGRRWLRP; from the coding sequence ATGGAAACGCTCGAAGCGCTCAATCAAACCATTTTTCTCGTGCTCAACGCCACGCCAGCGACGCCGCATTGGCTCATCGGAATGGGAGTGATCATCGCCAACTATGCTATCTGGGCGGCTCCTGTCATACTTGTCTGCCTGTGGTTGGCGGGCGGCGACGAGAGGCGGGAAATGGCCCTGCGTGCATGTTTTGTTGGCTTCCTGGCACTCGGCATTAACCAGTTGATCGGAATGGTGTGGTACCACCCCCGGCCATTCGCAATCGGAATAGGGCATGCATTCCTCGCGCATGCTCCTGACTCGTCATTTCCGAGCGATCACGCCACATTGCTTTCTGCGATCTCTTTCACACTCTTCTACGCAGGAAAAAGACGACTTGGACTGCTTGCACTGATCGTCGATATCGCCGTTGCGTGGGCCCGCTTGTTTGTTGGCGTGCACTTTCCGTTTGACATGATCGGGGCGGCAATTGTCGCCTGGATCGCCTACATGCTTGGCAGCCCGTTCTGGCGAGTCGGGGGCAGGGTGGTAACCGGGGCTTCGATTGCCTTGTACAGGAAGGTATTGGCTATGCCGATTGGCCGACGATGGCTGCGACCTTAA
- a CDS encoding DUF2127 domain-containing protein, which translates to MIGLNKLLDGKKLHLVFELSLWFKAIFALSEIAAGVVTYFVPQRLFLTFVRLVTQDEFAEDPHDLVANFLLHTVQHLSVDTQKFAAIYLLGHGVIKLWLIIGLLCERLWYFPISMIVFGLFIGYQVYRFTFTHSVWLLLVTALDIVVIALTWHEYRYLRNGQKAVM; encoded by the coding sequence GTGATTGGTCTGAACAAGCTGCTTGACGGGAAGAAGCTCCATCTGGTGTTTGAATTGAGCCTGTGGTTCAAGGCGATTTTCGCGCTTTCAGAAATCGCTGCCGGCGTTGTCACATACTTCGTTCCGCAGCGGCTTTTTCTGACTTTTGTGCGTTTGGTCACGCAGGATGAGTTTGCGGAAGATCCCCATGATCTCGTCGCCAACTTTCTCCTTCATACCGTACAGCACCTTTCTGTCGACACCCAGAAATTCGCGGCGATTTATCTGCTCGGACACGGCGTGATCAAGCTGTGGCTGATCATCGGTTTGCTGTGCGAGAGACTTTGGTACTTTCCCATTTCCATGATTGTTTTCGGCCTGTTCATTGGCTACCAGGTCTATCGATTTACATTCACGCACTCAGTCTGGTTGTTGCTCGTCACGGCCTTGGACATCGTCGTTATCGCCCTCACCTGGCACGAATACCGATATCTCCGAAACGGGCAGAAGGCGGTAATGTAG
- a CDS encoding metal/formaldehyde-sensitive transcriptional repressor, which produces MSHTIREKQKLLNRVRRIKGQLEAVERSLEEERGCSEVLQQITSCRGAMNGLLAVVLEDHVRTHLVDADPSHGHVSGTEELIEVIHSYFR; this is translated from the coding sequence ATGAGCCACACAATTCGCGAGAAACAGAAGCTGCTCAACCGGGTGCGCCGCATCAAGGGGCAGCTCGAAGCGGTGGAGCGCTCGCTCGAGGAAGAGCGCGGTTGCTCCGAGGTGCTGCAGCAGATTACGAGCTGCCGTGGCGCGATGAATGGTCTTCTGGCAGTGGTGCTGGAGGACCATGTCCGAACTCATCTGGTCGATGCCGATCCGTCGCACGGGCATGTCAGCGGCACAGAGGAGCTGATCGAAGTGATCCACAGCTATTTCAGGTAA
- a CDS encoding MFS transporter, with translation MLPDTSTIDRIPIPRAVRMLGFVSLFMDFSSELVHALLPIFLVTTMGMSVSALGVLEGAAEATAMIVKIFSGPVSDWLGKRKALLLLGYGLAALSKPLFPLAGTPGIVAAARLVDRAGKGIRGAPRDALVADVSPPEIRGACFGLRQSMDTIGAFAGPLAAIVLMLGFSDHIRTVLWFAVVPAFIAVGLILFGIEEPVGEGAPRRFRSPLHWRAWREFPERYWFVVAIGATFTLSRFSEAFLVLRAQQTGLNIAWIPGVMVVMSLAYSLSAYPAGALSDRIDRRFLLAWGLVLLIAADLVLGTSASIITVLLGVALWGLHMGFTQGILAAMVAETAPQTLRGSSFGLFNLASGVCMLVASVIAGWLWDRHGASATFFAGAGLAVVPLVMCRFAPRLEKRNR, from the coding sequence ATGCTACCTGATACATCTACCATCGACCGCATTCCGATTCCCCGTGCAGTCCGGATGCTGGGGTTTGTCAGCCTCTTCATGGACTTTTCGTCCGAACTGGTTCATGCGTTGCTGCCCATCTTTCTCGTCACCACGATGGGCATGAGCGTGAGCGCGCTGGGTGTGCTCGAAGGGGCAGCCGAAGCGACCGCAATGATCGTCAAGATCTTTTCGGGGCCCGTAAGTGATTGGCTTGGCAAACGCAAGGCGCTGTTGTTGCTCGGCTACGGGCTGGCCGCGCTTTCCAAGCCGCTTTTCCCGCTGGCCGGCACACCCGGGATTGTCGCGGCCGCACGACTTGTCGATCGCGCGGGCAAAGGGATTCGCGGTGCGCCGCGTGACGCCCTCGTCGCAGACGTCTCGCCCCCGGAGATTCGTGGCGCCTGCTTTGGACTGAGGCAGTCGATGGACACGATCGGAGCATTTGCAGGACCCCTTGCCGCAATCGTATTGATGCTCGGGTTTTCCGATCACATTCGCACTGTCCTGTGGTTCGCGGTCGTACCCGCGTTCATCGCGGTCGGCCTGATCCTGTTTGGCATTGAGGAGCCGGTCGGTGAAGGTGCGCCTCGTCGCTTCCGGTCCCCGCTGCACTGGCGGGCATGGCGTGAATTTCCGGAGCGCTACTGGTTCGTGGTCGCGATCGGTGCCACCTTCACGCTTTCGCGCTTCAGCGAGGCCTTCCTTGTCTTGCGCGCGCAGCAGACCGGGTTGAATATCGCGTGGATTCCCGGCGTGATGGTGGTCATGAGTCTCGCCTATTCGCTCTCCGCCTACCCCGCGGGAGCACTTTCGGATCGCATCGATCGCCGGTTTCTACTCGCCTGGGGGCTCGTGCTCCTGATCGCGGCAGATCTTGTGCTGGGCACGAGCGCGTCGATCATCACCGTCCTCCTCGGCGTTGCGCTCTGGGGCCTGCACATGGGTTTCACACAAGGCATTCTCGCGGCGATGGTCGCAGAAACAGCGCCGCAGACACTTCGCGGAAGTTCGTTCGGCCTTTTCAATCTCGCGAGCGGCGTCTGCATGCTGGTCGCGAGCGTCATCGCCGGTTGGCTGTGGGATCGCCATGGCGCGTCGGCGACGTTCTTTGCCGGAGCCGGTCTGGCTGTCGTCCCACTGGTGATGTGCCGTTTCGCGCCACGCCTGGAGAAGCGCAACCGCTGA
- a CDS encoding DUF1289 domain-containing protein: protein MAVRSPCIDVCVMDGRTGFCTGCLRTRDEIRNWKTMTDHRRHQVINDRARQQAKLVRGPAHGDGRGATGSGTPE from the coding sequence ATGGCCGTCAGGTCACCGTGCATCGACGTGTGCGTCATGGATGGTCGGACAGGGTTCTGCACCGGCTGCCTGCGCACACGCGATGAAATCCGCAACTGGAAGACAATGACGGACCATCGGCGGCATCAGGTCATCAACGATCGCGCGCGACAGCAGGCAAAACTTGTACGAGGGCCGGCGCACGGCGATGGCCGGGGCGCCACGGGCTCTGGAACTCCGGAATGA
- the merB gene encoding organomercurial lyase MerB has protein sequence MNLARHTAELVERLAMANQLEGFADLFVVLLRELSKGAPVSPAALALALDWPIERVSVALEQAVSTEWDDYGNVVGYGLTLRETPHTFEVDGRRLYTWCAFDTLFFPALIDRTAHVVSRCAATGTPVSLTVTPTAIEDIEPTGAAVSLILPQNTPDIRAAFCCHVHFFASAAAGQQWAATRPGIEVVSVRDAFAVGRECAERLLGATCLRNAGSTNRA, from the coding sequence ATGAACCTTGCGCGCCATACGGCCGAACTGGTCGAGCGCCTGGCGATGGCCAACCAGTTGGAAGGCTTTGCAGATCTCTTTGTCGTGCTGCTGCGTGAACTCAGCAAGGGGGCGCCGGTTTCTCCGGCCGCATTGGCCCTGGCCTTGGACTGGCCCATCGAGCGGGTGAGCGTGGCACTCGAACAGGCGGTAAGCACGGAGTGGGACGACTATGGCAACGTCGTCGGCTACGGCTTGACGTTGCGTGAGACCCCGCACACTTTCGAGGTCGACGGCCGGCGCCTGTACACGTGGTGTGCCTTCGATACGCTGTTCTTCCCGGCGCTGATCGACCGGACGGCCCACGTGGTCTCGCGATGTGCCGCCACCGGCACACCGGTCTCGCTCACGGTCACGCCCACCGCGATAGAGGACATCGAGCCGACGGGCGCGGCCGTGTCGCTGATCCTCCCGCAGAACACGCCTGACATCCGCGCTGCGTTCTGCTGTCATGTGCATTTCTTTGCCTCTGCCGCCGCGGGTCAGCAGTGGGCCGCGACACGCCCCGGCATCGAGGTTGTGAGCGTCCGGGACGCCTTCGCCGTGGGCCGCGAGTGTGCCGAGCGGCTGTTGGGGGCCACCTGCCTGCGAAACGCGGGGAGCACAAACCGTGCGTGA
- a CDS encoding NRAMP family divalent metal transporter yields the protein MSTPTDLSPPTLGRERTAVLDSAHLGDIKGALGTIAHHDTAPRTTWWARFRTLLAILGPGLIVMVGDNDAGAFSTYTQAGQNYGTTLLWTLLLLVPVLFVNQEMVLRLGAVTGVGHARLIFERFGKFWGAFSVIDLFLLNALTIVTEFIGITFVLDFFGLSRIAGVCIAAALTMAAVSTGNFRRFERFAVVLCALSLLLVPVLVSIHPPVGQMTRDFFIPNWPAHSKLSDVMLLVIGIVGTTIAPWQLFFQQSYVIDKRITPRFMKYEKADLWIGIALVLIGAVAMMAFSAALFSGKPEFGNFTDAGGVITGLEKYAGRTSAVLFAIALFDAAIIGAAAVSLSTAYAIGDVFKIRHSLHRGVTDAKGFYLVYFGIVALAAVIVLIPGSPLGLLTEAVQTLAGVLLPSATVFLLLLCNDKAVLGPWVNSRKLNLFTGAVIWVLVMLSIILTASVMYPDISGETILVVLAGGTVLAIAGYAVTAALRRGSRDPVGSTQAWPEGARDTWRMPPLNDLPAPNLTLAKRVWMGVLRGYLLLAVGLVVLKVVQMTLLK from the coding sequence ATGTCTACGCCAACTGATCTCTCACCACCCACGCTCGGGCGGGAACGCACCGCAGTCCTCGATTCGGCCCATCTGGGCGACATCAAGGGAGCGCTCGGCACCATTGCCCACCACGACACCGCCCCGCGCACGACATGGTGGGCGCGCTTTCGAACGTTGCTGGCTATTCTGGGCCCGGGCCTGATCGTCATGGTCGGCGACAACGACGCGGGCGCCTTCAGCACCTATACACAGGCTGGCCAGAACTACGGCACGACGCTGCTGTGGACGCTTCTGCTGCTCGTGCCCGTCCTCTTCGTCAACCAGGAAATGGTCCTGCGGCTCGGTGCGGTCACCGGCGTCGGGCATGCGCGGTTGATCTTCGAGCGCTTTGGCAAGTTCTGGGGGGCGTTCAGCGTGATCGATCTCTTCCTGCTCAACGCGCTCACGATCGTCACCGAATTCATTGGCATCACGTTTGTGCTCGACTTCTTCGGCCTCTCCCGTATCGCGGGCGTCTGCATCGCCGCAGCGCTGACGATGGCCGCTGTCAGTACGGGGAATTTCCGGCGCTTCGAGCGCTTCGCCGTCGTGCTGTGTGCGCTGAGCCTGCTCCTTGTTCCCGTGCTGGTGTCGATACATCCGCCGGTTGGCCAGATGACGCGCGACTTCTTCATCCCGAACTGGCCTGCGCACTCGAAGCTTTCGGATGTGATGCTGCTCGTCATTGGTATCGTTGGTACGACGATCGCACCCTGGCAGCTGTTCTTCCAGCAGAGCTATGTGATCGACAAGCGCATTACGCCGCGCTTCATGAAGTACGAGAAAGCCGACCTGTGGATCGGCATCGCACTGGTGCTGATCGGCGCAGTGGCCATGATGGCGTTCAGTGCCGCGCTGTTCTCGGGAAAGCCCGAATTTGGCAATTTTACGGATGCGGGCGGCGTCATCACCGGCCTTGAAAAATACGCCGGCCGTACCTCGGCCGTGCTGTTTGCGATTGCGCTCTTCGATGCGGCGATCATCGGCGCAGCGGCAGTCTCGCTGTCGACCGCCTATGCGATTGGCGACGTGTTCAAGATCCGTCACTCGCTGCATCGGGGCGTGACGGACGCGAAAGGCTTTTACCTTGTGTACTTCGGCATTGTCGCGCTGGCTGCCGTAATCGTACTGATTCCCGGTAGCCCCCTCGGACTGCTGACCGAAGCGGTCCAGACGCTCGCCGGCGTGTTGCTGCCGAGTGCTACGGTGTTCCTGCTGCTCCTGTGCAACGACAAGGCCGTGCTCGGACCATGGGTCAACTCCAGAAAGCTCAACCTGTTCACAGGGGCGGTGATCTGGGTGCTGGTGATGCTGTCGATCATCCTGACCGCGTCGGTGATGTACCCGGATATCAGCGGTGAGACGATTCTCGTAGTACTCGCGGGCGGAACCGTGCTGGCCATCGCTGGCTATGCCGTGACGGCTGCGCTGCGCAGAGGTAGCAGGGACCCCGTGGGCTCAACCCAGGCATGGCCAGAGGGCGCACGCGACACGTGGCGCATGCCGCCGCTGAACGATCTGCCGGCGCCGAACCTGACGCTGGCCAAGCGTGTCTGGATGGGAGTCCTGCGCGGCTACCTGCTGCTGGCCGTGGGGCTCGTCGTGCTCAAGGTCGTGCAGATGACCCTGTTGAAATAG